A genome region from Arthrobacter sp. V1I9 includes the following:
- the nusG gene encoding transcription termination/antitermination protein NusG gives MSEQELEVTETELEESADITAEAGDESEVDSSAPEASDAESDEDVESDEDAEVDDAGSEEESADALAAAAAKAEVDPAEEFKAKLRRQEGDWYVIHSYAGYENRVKANLETRIQTLDMEDYIFEIQVPMEEVVEIKNAQRKVINRVRIPGYVLVRMDLTDASWGAVRHTPGVTGFVGNAHNPVPLRLDEVFSMLAPVFEEEQAEKGKPVNKQHQAPVDVDFEVGESVIVKEGPFETLPATISEIKVESQTLVVLVSIFERETPVTLAFNQVTKI, from the coding sequence GTGTCTGAGCAGGAGCTCGAGGTAACCGAGACTGAGCTGGAAGAGTCCGCGGACATCACGGCAGAAGCCGGTGACGAGTCTGAGGTCGATTCCTCCGCGCCCGAAGCCAGTGACGCCGAGTCTGATGAAGACGTTGAGTCTGACGAGGACGCTGAGGTGGACGACGCCGGCTCCGAGGAAGAGTCCGCCGACGCCCTCGCCGCTGCCGCCGCCAAGGCCGAGGTTGACCCCGCCGAGGAGTTCAAGGCCAAGCTGCGCCGCCAGGAAGGTGACTGGTACGTCATCCACTCCTACGCCGGTTATGAAAACCGAGTGAAGGCTAACCTTGAAACCCGCATCCAGACCCTGGACATGGAAGATTACATCTTCGAGATCCAGGTGCCCATGGAAGAAGTCGTTGAGATCAAGAACGCTCAGCGCAAGGTCATCAACCGCGTCCGCATCCCCGGCTACGTCCTGGTCCGCATGGACCTGACCGACGCCTCGTGGGGCGCCGTCCGCCACACCCCCGGTGTCACCGGCTTCGTGGGCAACGCCCACAACCCCGTGCCCCTGCGCCTGGACGAGGTCTTCTCCATGCTCGCCCCCGTCTTCGAGGAAGAGCAGGCCGAGAAGGGCAAGCCGGTCAACAAGCAGCACCAGGCTCCCGTGGATGTCGACTTCGAAGTTGGCGAGTCCGTCATTGTCAAGGAAGGCCCGTTCGAGACCCTTCCCGCCACGATCTCCGAGATCAAGGTCGAATCCCAGACCCTCGTGGTGCTGGTCTCCATCTTCGAGCGCGAAACGCCCGTCACCCTGGCGTTCAACCAGGTCACCAAGATCTGA
- the rplK gene encoding 50S ribosomal protein L11 — MAPKKKVTGLIKLQIQAGAANPAPPIGPALGQHGVNIMEFCKAYNAATEAQRGNVIPVEITVYEDRSFTFITKTPPAAELIKKAAGVAKGSATPHTVKVAKLTQAQVNEIASTKMEDLNATSLEGAAKIIAGTARSMGITVEG; from the coding sequence TTGGCTCCCAAGAAGAAGGTCACCGGCCTCATCAAGCTGCAGATCCAGGCAGGTGCCGCTAACCCGGCTCCGCCGATCGGTCCTGCGCTTGGCCAGCACGGTGTCAACATCATGGAATTCTGCAAGGCGTACAACGCTGCGACGGAAGCCCAGCGCGGAAACGTCATCCCCGTGGAAATCACGGTCTATGAAGACCGTTCCTTCACGTTCATCACCAAGACCCCGCCGGCTGCAGAGCTCATCAAGAAGGCTGCAGGCGTCGCCAAGGGTTCAGCGACCCCGCACACCGTCAAGGTTGCCAAGCTGACCCAGGCCCAGGTCAACGAGATTGCTTCCACCAAGATGGAAGACCTCAACGCCACCAGCCTCGAAGGCGCAGCGAAGATCATCGCCGGCACCGCCCGCTCCATGGGTATCACCGTCGAGGGTTAA
- the rplA gene encoding 50S ribosomal protein L1 encodes MAKRSKAYEAAAAKIDAEKFYAPFEAVTLAKDTNPSKFDATVEVAFRLGVDPRKADQMVRGTVNLPHGTGKTARVLVFATGDKAEAAIAAGADFVGSDDLIEKIAAGWTDFDAAVATPDLMGKVGRLGKVLGPRNLMPNPKTGTVTPDVTKAVNDIKGGKIDFRVDKHSNLHFIIGKVSFDAIKLAENYAAALEEVLRLKPSASKGRYIQKATVATTFGPGISVDPNVTKVLTEA; translated from the coding sequence ATGGCAAAGCGCAGCAAAGCATATGAGGCAGCAGCCGCCAAGATCGACGCGGAAAAGTTTTACGCGCCGTTCGAGGCAGTGACCCTCGCCAAGGACACCAACCCGTCCAAGTTCGACGCCACTGTTGAGGTTGCATTCCGCCTCGGCGTGGACCCCCGCAAGGCCGACCAGATGGTCCGCGGCACCGTCAACCTGCCCCACGGCACCGGTAAGACTGCCCGCGTCCTGGTCTTCGCCACCGGTGACAAGGCTGAGGCAGCAATCGCTGCCGGCGCCGACTTCGTTGGTTCCGATGACCTGATCGAAAAGATCGCAGCAGGCTGGACCGACTTCGACGCCGCCGTCGCCACCCCTGACCTCATGGGCAAGGTTGGCCGCCTCGGTAAGGTCCTGGGTCCGCGTAACCTGATGCCGAACCCGAAGACGGGCACCGTGACTCCCGACGTCACCAAGGCCGTCAACGACATCAAGGGTGGAAAGATCGACTTCCGCGTCGACAAGCACTCCAACCTGCACTTCATCATCGGCAAGGTGTCCTTCGACGCCATCAAGCTGGCTGAGAACTACGCAGCAGCACTGGAAGAGGTGCTTCGCCTGAAGCCGTCCGCTTCCAAGGGCCGCTACATCCAGAAGGCCACCGTTGCCACCACGTTCGGTCCCGGCATTTCCGTTGACCCCAACGTCACCAAGGTTCTGACCGAGGCCTAA
- a CDS encoding GNAT family N-acetyltransferase, with the protein MAEPDVEPDFGKTVELAITAVDVQPRGNETPAGAGPVTAQFQECHALRVEHELAVWGNLDRCDTLQEAVEYWRGNEYEERRLYLAKLGAVTVGMCSVTFPLRENTHTAGIQVLVVPAYRRQGLGRALLEHAEAAARERGRTSLDAYHEVPLQAADGAALLPAKSGAGGLPLDEPAVAFAVAAGYELEQVERSSRLDLPVAPELLDRLEADAPARAAEYTITGWDDTCPEDLVHAYARLKSTMTTDVPIAGMDWEGEDWDAARVREEENTLIRSGVQSAVTAARHRASGQLVAYTVLNWRAGVPNSILQQDTLVISEHRGRRLGVLAKVANLRRAQTRWPSAKSVLTWNANENQHMLAINIALGFKPAGYEGEWQKRLG; encoded by the coding sequence ATGGCCGAACCGGATGTGGAACCCGACTTTGGAAAAACCGTTGAGCTGGCGATAACTGCCGTGGACGTCCAGCCGCGGGGCAACGAAACGCCCGCTGGTGCCGGTCCGGTTACCGCCCAATTCCAGGAGTGCCACGCCCTGCGGGTGGAGCACGAGCTCGCCGTCTGGGGCAACCTGGACCGCTGCGACACGCTGCAAGAGGCTGTGGAGTATTGGCGGGGCAATGAGTATGAGGAACGACGCCTGTACCTGGCGAAGCTCGGGGCGGTAACCGTGGGCATGTGCTCGGTGACGTTCCCCTTGCGTGAGAACACGCACACCGCTGGAATCCAGGTTCTGGTCGTCCCTGCATACCGTCGCCAGGGCCTGGGCCGTGCCCTTCTGGAGCACGCCGAAGCAGCCGCCCGCGAACGCGGCAGGACGTCCCTTGACGCCTACCACGAAGTGCCGTTGCAGGCTGCGGACGGAGCTGCCCTGCTGCCGGCGAAATCCGGAGCCGGCGGACTGCCGCTTGATGAACCGGCCGTGGCATTTGCCGTTGCCGCGGGCTATGAGCTGGAACAGGTGGAACGGTCCAGCCGCCTCGACCTGCCCGTTGCACCGGAACTGCTGGACCGGCTGGAGGCCGACGCCCCGGCCCGGGCAGCTGAGTACACCATCACCGGCTGGGACGACACGTGCCCGGAGGACCTGGTGCATGCCTATGCCCGCCTCAAGTCCACGATGACCACGGACGTTCCCATCGCCGGGATGGATTGGGAAGGCGAGGACTGGGACGCCGCCAGGGTCCGGGAAGAGGAGAACACGCTGATCCGGAGCGGGGTCCAGTCAGCTGTCACGGCCGCCCGGCACAGGGCCTCGGGGCAACTGGTGGCCTATACCGTCCTGAACTGGCGTGCCGGCGTGCCGAACTCCATCCTCCAGCAGGACACGTTGGTCATTTCGGAACACCGCGGCCGGCGCCTGGGCGTGCTGGCCAAAGTGGCAAACCTGCGGCGCGCCCAAACGAGGTGGCCGTCAGCGAAGTCGGTGCTGACATGGAATGCCAACGAAAACCAACATATGCTGGCCATAAATATCGCGCTTGGATTCAAACCCGCAGGTTATGAAGGCGAGTGGCAGAAACGGCTGGGATGA
- a CDS encoding GNAT family N-acetyltransferase yields MAFDVKIEQLWIPDSLDAPDAADFLAAVEVGRKVRMQTWGSDDLAYGPLEKLLEFQDPYERQLILVAKVDGEIVGTVDIALPLTDNLDLAEFTLDILPEFQRQGVGRRLLQAAEQFARGEGRTMILVDTNHPGASLHEFERAQLVPGTGQGFVPLESREVEFAQKTGYTLQHIEQFSSCALPLDTKLVADLQAEADAANSGRYRLHHWTDRCPDAWLEAVAALENQAGADVDPSLDPPVEQDMVLDGDILREAEEVAIAQGRRTVVTAVEHLASGALVGLTTITVLAHRADVVFQDDTLVLQEHRGNKLGLLIKVANMERLTEQFPDARIIYTWNAPENRYLLTVNQQLGFQTAGVTGIWQKELPHLHTSTS; encoded by the coding sequence ATGGCTTTTGACGTAAAGATCGAGCAGCTTTGGATTCCCGACTCACTGGACGCGCCGGACGCAGCGGACTTCCTTGCCGCCGTCGAGGTGGGCCGGAAGGTCCGAATGCAGACGTGGGGGAGTGACGACCTCGCTTACGGCCCCTTGGAGAAGCTGCTTGAGTTCCAGGACCCGTACGAACGGCAGCTCATTCTTGTCGCCAAAGTGGACGGGGAGATTGTGGGGACGGTCGACATCGCCCTTCCCCTCACGGACAACCTGGACCTGGCGGAGTTCACCCTCGACATCCTGCCGGAGTTCCAGCGCCAGGGCGTGGGCCGCCGCCTTCTCCAGGCCGCCGAGCAGTTTGCCCGCGGGGAAGGCCGCACCATGATCCTGGTGGACACGAACCACCCCGGGGCGTCCCTCCATGAGTTTGAACGCGCTCAACTGGTTCCCGGCACGGGGCAGGGCTTCGTGCCGTTGGAGAGCCGTGAAGTCGAGTTCGCACAGAAGACCGGCTACACGCTCCAGCACATCGAGCAGTTCAGCTCCTGCGCGCTGCCCTTGGACACGAAGCTGGTTGCAGACCTGCAGGCCGAGGCCGACGCCGCCAACAGCGGACGGTACCGCCTGCACCACTGGACGGATCGCTGTCCTGACGCTTGGCTGGAAGCTGTGGCCGCCCTTGAGAACCAGGCGGGGGCCGACGTCGACCCCTCCTTGGATCCGCCCGTTGAGCAGGACATGGTGCTCGACGGCGACATCCTCCGGGAAGCCGAGGAAGTCGCCATTGCGCAGGGCAGGCGGACGGTGGTCACCGCCGTCGAGCACCTCGCCTCGGGAGCGCTGGTAGGCCTGACCACCATCACGGTGCTGGCGCACCGCGCGGACGTTGTCTTCCAGGACGACACGCTGGTCCTGCAGGAGCACCGCGGGAACAAGCTGGGCCTGCTGATCAAGGTGGCCAACATGGAGCGGCTCACCGAGCAGTTCCCGGACGCGCGGATCATCTACACCTGGAACGCCCCAGAGAACCGGTACCTCCTCACCGTCAACCAGCAGCTGGGTTTCCAGACGGCAGGGGTGACGGGAATCTGGCAAAAGGAGCTCCCGCACCTGCACACCAGCACCAGCTGA
- the rplJ gene encoding 50S ribosomal protein L10: MATPAKVSAVAEITNDFKESNAAVLTEYRGLTVAQIKQLRVSLGQDTKFSVVKNTLTAIAAKEAGVEAFDGQLAGPTAIAFIKGDAVAAAKSLTDFAKTNKQLVIKTGYFEGKALNASEVAALAALESRELQLAKVAGVLKAPAAAAARIIDALRLKLEEENGAPAAAEAPAAEESADASAEAVAEAPAADAPAAEEN, from the coding sequence ATGGCAACGCCTGCAAAGGTTTCAGCAGTAGCTGAGATCACTAACGATTTCAAGGAATCGAACGCCGCTGTCCTGACCGAATACCGTGGGCTCACAGTTGCACAGATCAAGCAGCTGCGTGTTTCTCTCGGCCAGGACACCAAGTTCTCGGTCGTCAAGAACACCCTGACCGCCATTGCAGCCAAGGAAGCCGGCGTCGAAGCATTCGACGGCCAGCTTGCCGGCCCCACTGCAATCGCGTTCATCAAGGGTGACGCAGTTGCCGCTGCCAAGAGCCTGACGGATTTCGCCAAGACCAACAAGCAGCTGGTTATCAAGACCGGTTACTTCGAGGGCAAGGCACTGAACGCCAGCGAGGTTGCCGCACTGGCAGCACTCGAGTCCCGTGAGCTGCAGCTCGCCAAGGTTGCAGGTGTCCTCAAGGCACCCGCCGCCGCAGCTGCACGCATCATTGACGCACTGCGCCTCAAGCTTGAAGAAGAGAACGGTGCACCGGCAGCTGCCGAGGCGCCTGCCGCTGAAGAATCTGCTGATGCTTCAGCCGAAGCAGTAGCCGAAGCTCCCGCAGCTGACGCTCCCGCAGCCGAAGAGAACTAG